One stretch of Halalkalicoccus subterraneus DNA includes these proteins:
- the purL gene encoding phosphoribosylformylglycinamidine synthase subunit PurL, with the protein MSLSDSDREIITTELGREPTRAEAALFENLWSEHCAYRSSRPLLGAFDSEGEHVVVGPGDDAAVVALPDPGTGESSGTYITLGIESHNHPSYVDPYDGAATGIGGIVRDTLSMGAYPLALTDSLYFGGFDREHTRYLLEGVVEGISDYGNAIGVPTVGGSLAFHPDYEGNPLVNVACVGLVTEDRLVTAEAQKAGNALVLVGNATGRDGLGGASFASEDLAEDAETEDRPAVQVGDPYAEKLLIEANEMLVDEGLVESARDLGAAGLGGASSELVAKGGLGARIDLNSVHQREPDMNAMEILLAESQERMCYEVRPENVDRVEEIAARFDLGCSVIGEVSEGNYTCTFGGSEAQRVREPQGGSPSPSEVRCTSEDASDGPGGEQGEPRGRETVVDVPPGFLTDGAPMNDLDYVEPEEPAREVPDVDIEEAFREVVSSPNTASKEWVYRQYDHEVGLRTAVKPGDDAAVLAIRDADAASSADRGRGSDLAISAGADPNWTAADPYEGARAVAVENATNLAAKGATPLAAVDCLNGGNPEKPDVYGGFRAIVSGLADACSALAVPVVGGNVSLYNDSATGPIPPTPTLAMVGTVDDRDAPPTRLAGEGSLLVVGDPVLTGDATPELGGSELLARVGGSDRFPAPAENAPAFAGALAGIANDEGTLAVHDASHGGLAVTLAEMVGEAGARVDLSGGPALGRLFNERAGRAVIETTDPDAVRERFSGVAPVVEIGEATPEETLEIATDVGELVSDADEIAALRDVLARELD; encoded by the coding sequence ATGAGCCTCTCGGATTCGGATCGCGAGATCATTACTACGGAACTCGGCCGCGAACCCACACGGGCCGAGGCCGCACTGTTCGAGAACCTCTGGAGCGAGCACTGTGCGTATCGCTCCTCGCGGCCCCTGCTCGGCGCGTTCGATTCGGAGGGCGAGCACGTCGTCGTCGGGCCCGGCGACGACGCCGCGGTCGTCGCGCTCCCGGACCCCGGGACGGGGGAGTCGAGCGGGACCTACATCACGCTTGGAATCGAGAGCCACAACCACCCCTCCTACGTCGACCCCTACGACGGGGCTGCGACGGGGATCGGCGGCATAGTACGGGATACCCTCTCGATGGGCGCATACCCCCTCGCGCTGACCGACTCGCTGTACTTCGGCGGGTTCGATCGCGAGCACACGCGCTACCTGCTGGAGGGCGTCGTCGAGGGGATCTCCGATTACGGCAACGCCATTGGGGTTCCCACCGTCGGCGGCAGCCTCGCCTTCCACCCGGACTACGAGGGCAATCCTCTAGTCAACGTCGCCTGCGTCGGCCTCGTCACCGAGGACCGCCTCGTCACCGCCGAGGCCCAAAAGGCGGGCAACGCGCTCGTGCTCGTCGGCAACGCCACCGGTCGGGACGGGCTGGGCGGGGCCTCCTTCGCCAGCGAGGACCTCGCGGAGGACGCCGAGACCGAGGACCGCCCCGCGGTGCAGGTCGGCGACCCCTACGCGGAGAAGCTGCTCATCGAGGCCAACGAGATGCTCGTCGATGAAGGGTTGGTCGAGTCCGCCCGCGACCTGGGGGCGGCGGGGCTGGGCGGGGCGTCCTCGGAACTCGTCGCGAAAGGTGGTCTGGGCGCACGGATCGATCTGAACAGCGTCCACCAGCGCGAGCCGGACATGAACGCCATGGAGATCCTGCTCGCCGAATCCCAGGAGCGAATGTGCTACGAGGTCCGTCCGGAGAACGTCGACCGGGTCGAGGAGATCGCGGCGCGCTTCGATCTGGGTTGTTCGGTCATCGGCGAGGTCAGCGAGGGGAACTACACCTGTACGTTCGGGGGAAGCGAGGCACAACGCGTTCGAGAACCGCAGGGTGGTTCTCCCAGCCCATCAGAAGTGCGTTGCACTTCTGAGGACGCCTCGGACGGCCCGGGCGGTGAGCAAGGCGAACCGCGAGGGCGCGAGACGGTCGTCGACGTCCCTCCCGGCTTTCTCACCGATGGCGCGCCGATGAACGACCTCGACTACGTCGAGCCCGAAGAACCCGCACGCGAGGTGCCCGACGTCGATATCGAGGAGGCGTTTCGGGAGGTCGTTTCGAGCCCGAACACTGCGAGCAAGGAATGGGTCTACCGCCAGTACGACCACGAGGTCGGCCTGCGAACGGCCGTGAAGCCGGGCGACGACGCCGCCGTGTTGGCCATCCGGGACGCGGACGCTGCGAGCAGTGCGGACCGCGGGCGCGGATCGGATCTGGCGATCTCGGCGGGCGCGGATCCCAACTGGACGGCCGCCGACCCCTACGAGGGCGCGCGGGCGGTCGCCGTCGAGAACGCGACCAACCTCGCGGCCAAGGGTGCGACCCCGCTCGCGGCCGTCGACTGCCTCAACGGCGGCAATCCCGAGAAACCCGACGTGTATGGTGGTTTTCGGGCGATCGTCTCGGGGCTGGCCGATGCCTGTTCGGCCCTCGCGGTCCCGGTCGTCGGCGGCAACGTCTCCCTGTACAACGATTCTGCGACCGGCCCGATCCCGCCGACCCCGACGCTCGCGATGGTCGGGACGGTAGACGATCGAGATGCCCCGCCGACGCGTCTGGCCGGCGAGGGGTCCCTCCTGGTCGTCGGCGACCCGGTACTGACGGGCGACGCGACGCCCGAACTGGGCGGCTCGGAGCTGCTCGCGCGCGTGGGCGGCTCGGATCGTTTCCCTGCACCCGCCGAAAACGCCCCCGCGTTCGCCGGAGCGCTCGCGGGGATCGCCAACGACGAGGGAACGCTTGCGGTCCACGACGCGAGCCACGGCGGGCTCGCCGTGACGCTCGCGGAGATGGTCGGCGAGGCCGGCGCGCGCGTCGACCTCTCGGGCGGGCCGGCGCTCGGGCGGCTGTTCAACGAGCGTGCGGGCCGTGCAGTGATCGAGACGACCGACCCCGACGCCGTCCGCGAGCGCTTTTCGGGGGTCGCGCCCGTCGTCGAGATCGGCGAGGCCACCCCCGAGGAGACGCTCGAAATCGCGACTGACGTGGGCGAACTCGTCTCCGACGCCGACGAGATCGCCGCGCTGCGCGACGTCCTCGCACGTGAACTGGACTGA
- the dhaM gene encoding dihydroxyacetone kinase phosphoryl donor subunit DhaM — protein sequence MIGLVVVSHSARLAEGVCEVAGEMAGDAAVIAAGGTDDGRLGTSVDLIADAIEEASAEAEGVVVLADLGSAVMNAEMAVEVAEVEAVFADAPLVEGTVNAAVSATGTKATLDSVKESAEEARGLSKT from the coding sequence ATGATCGGGCTCGTCGTCGTCTCCCACAGCGCGCGGCTCGCGGAGGGGGTGTGTGAGGTCGCCGGCGAGATGGCCGGCGACGCCGCCGTGATCGCCGCCGGCGGCACCGACGACGGCCGGCTGGGAACGAGCGTCGACCTGATCGCCGACGCGATCGAGGAGGCGAGCGCGGAGGCGGAGGGCGTCGTCGTCCTTGCGGACCTCGGCAGCGCGGTGATGAACGCCGAGATGGCCGTCGAGGTGGCCGAGGTCGAGGCGGTCTTCGCGGACGCCCCGCTGGTCGAGGGAACGGTCAACGCCGCCGTGAGCGCGACGGGCACGAAGGCGACGCTCGACTCGGTGAAGGAATCCGCAGAGGAGGCCCGTGGGCTCTCGAAGACCTGA
- the dhaL gene encoding dihydroxyacetone kinase subunit DhaL: MDEDTQREALSAVLTAIADRIELEKDHLTELDSAIGDADHGANLHRGFQAALDGADSENDPDAFVKAAGMALLSKVGGASGPLYGGSLAVASSEFEEGITTESSVAFAEAYLEKVKDRGGASVGDKTMVDALTPAVHTYKRAIEVDDLDPLAALSKAVDAAERGVRFTTPIRASKGRASYLGWRSVGHPDPGATSTLYMLEEIHDVAAEYLDGEAAVADAEAEAEIEEGSGE; the protein is encoded by the coding sequence GTGGACGAGGATACCCAGCGCGAGGCGCTCTCCGCTGTACTCACGGCGATCGCCGACCGGATCGAATTGGAGAAGGACCACCTCACCGAACTCGATTCCGCGATCGGAGATGCGGACCACGGCGCGAACTTACATAGAGGATTTCAGGCCGCACTCGACGGGGCAGATTCCGAAAACGACCCTGACGCGTTCGTCAAGGCCGCGGGGATGGCGCTGCTCTCGAAGGTCGGCGGCGCGTCGGGTCCCCTCTATGGCGGGTCGCTCGCGGTCGCGAGCAGCGAGTTCGAGGAGGGGATAACGACCGAATCGTCGGTGGCGTTCGCCGAGGCCTACCTCGAAAAGGTGAAGGACCGCGGCGGGGCGAGCGTCGGGGATAAGACGATGGTCGACGCGCTCACCCCCGCTGTTCACACGTACAAGCGCGCGATCGAGGTCGACGACCTCGACCCACTGGCAGCGCTCTCGAAGGCCGTCGACGCCGCCGAGCGCGGCGTCCGGTTTACGACCCCCATCCGCGCGAGCAAGGGCCGGGCGTCGTATCTCGGCTGGCGCTCGGTCGGTCACCCCGATCCGGGCGCGACGAGCACGCTCTACATGCTCGAGGAGATCCACGACGTGGCCGCGGAGTATCTCGACGGCGAGGCGGCGGTGGCTGACGCGGAAGCCGAGGCGGAAATCGAAGAGGGGTCGGGCGAATGA